From a region of the Gossypium raimondii isolate GPD5lz chromosome 10, ASM2569854v1, whole genome shotgun sequence genome:
- the LOC105777768 gene encoding MDIS1-interacting receptor like kinase 2, with product MASFLVPFKLIFFLIFVFFHACSSSSSITSMEAETLLKWKASLDNTTQTLLSSLWVGSSHCNWVGITCNNAGSVTNLSLAEYDLRLRGTLHHLNFLSLPNLIRLHLRNNSLYGPIPSHIGNLSKLIFLDLSYNYFSGHIPSEICLLRSLQLISLIVNKISGPIPQEIGNLSTVSNIYFYGNYLSGPIPASIGRLHNLYRLDLNSNRLNGFIPKQVGTLRSLYMLDLSGNSLTGPIPASIGNLSNLVYLFLYNNHLSGSIPNEIGGLKSLFTIQFSKNNLSGVIPKSIGNLTKLFSVMLDTNAISGSIPREIGMLKSLNFLLLAANSISGPIPTSMGNLTNLTTLSLSHNMFFGLIPKEVGMLKSLSELDLSSNTFSGQIPTSIGNLSSLSGLFLGENSLSGPIPPIYNNLTDLQLSDNHLTGPLPENLCLGGVLTRLAVINNNLSGPIPSSLRNCKSLIRVRVDGNHLTGNISEVFGIYPHLNYASLSNNNFYGELSPNWGQCHNLTSLRVSNNNISGKIPFELGHATQLQELDLSSNHLVDEIPMELGALKMMTRLLLSGNEISGRIPSEIGLLSNLEQLNLASNNLRGPIPDDLGNCSKLFILNLSKNNLGESIPSSISYIDALQSLDLSQNSFCGNIPQQFGKLQSLEMLNLSHNMLNGSIPKAFNDLHGLRFVNISHNQLEGPIPDLKAFHEASFNALRNNKGLCGNATGLMPCVLPSRDNHGHKKSTKLIILFVLPLFGGLLFLLFILVTSFLTFCKKTPTKKSEPMEEQDGDIFTILGFNGRILHDSIIEATEDFSSDYCIGSGGYGSVYKAALPTGQVVAVKKLHQSEDSILINNLKAFESEIIALLELRHRNIVQMYGFCSHPKHSFLIYEFMERGSLRMVLSNNEQAKELDWKKRLNVVKGLANTLSYMHHEHSQPIVHRDISSNNVLLDLDYEARVSDFGTARILKPDSSNWTSLAGTYGYIAPELAYTMRVDEKCDVYSFGVLTIEVLMGTHPGDLLSYLSSSASASALPFMSNDQHVLLKDVIDQRLSPPEIEAAEGVVSTIKIAFACLNGNPQYRPTMKQVAQALSRQSLPLSSPFSTVKLGELLGHVTCNG from the exons ATGGCTTCTTTCTTAGTACCATTCAAACTCATCTTCTTTCTCATCTTTGTATTTTTCCATGCTTGCTCTTCGTCATCCTCCATAACTTCCATGGAAGCTGAAACTCTTTTAAAATGGAAAGCTAGCCTCGACAACACCACACAAACTTTGCTCTCTTCTTTGTGGGTCGGAAGTAGCCACTGCAATTGGGTTGGAATCACTTGCAACAATGCCGGAAGCGTCACCAACCTAAGCCTTGCAGAGTATGATTTGAGATTGAGAGGTACACTTCACCATCTCAACTTCCTTTCCTTGCCTAACTTGATTAGGCTTCACCTTCGAAACAACTCATTGTATGGGCCCATTCCTTCGCACATTGGAAATCTTTCCAAACTCATTTTCCTTGACTTGTCATACAATTACTTCTCAGGACATATCCCTTCTGAAATTTGCTTGTTGAGAAGTCTTCAATTGATCTCCTTAATAGTAAATAAGATTAGTGGTCCCATTCCACAAGAAATAGGAAATCTGAGTACAGTTTCTAATATCTATTTCTATGGTAACTATCTAAGTGGTCCAATCCCTGCCTCTATAGGAAGATTGCATAATTTATACAGGCTTGACCTTAATAGCAACCGACTCAATGGTTTTATACCTAAACAAGTTGGAACGTTGAGGTCACTTTATATGTTGGACTTGTCAGGAAACAGCTTAACTGGTCCTATACCGGCATCTATAGGGAACTTAAGTAACTTGGTGTATCTTTTCTTGTATAATAATCATCTTTCTGGTTCTATTCCCAATGAAATTGGAGGGCTCAAATCACTTTTCACGATCCAGTTCTCGAAAAATAATCTCAGTGGCGTCATCCCTAAGTCCATAGGAAACTTGACCAAGTTATTTAGTGTCATGCTTGATACAAATGCCATTTCTGGTTCAATACCTCGAGAGATAGGAATGCTTAAATCTCTCAACTTTTTGCTTTTGGCTGCTAACTCAATCTCTGGTCCAATCCCTACTTCCATGGGAAACTTGACCAACTTAACTACTCTGAGCCTTTCTCACAATATGTTTTTTGGATTGATACCTAAAGAGGTAGGGATGCTTAAATCTCTCAGTGAATTGGATCTGTCTAGTAACACATTCTCTGGACAAATCCCTACTTCCATAGGAAACTTGAGCAGCTTATCAGGACTTTTCCTAGGTGAAAATAGTTTGTCAGGCCCCATTCCTCCAATATACAATAATCTTACTGATCTCCAATTATCAGACAACCATCTCACTGGTCCATTACCAGAAAATTTATGCCTCGGTGGAGTACTCACTCGACTTGCAGTGATCAACAACAATTTGTCAGGTCCTATCCCATCAAGTTTGAGAAACTGCAAAAGCTTAATCAGAGTTAGGGTGGATGGAAACCATTTGACAGGAAATATATCAGAAGTTTTTGGTATATATCCACATTTGAATTATGCTTCATTAAGCAACAACAATTTTTATGGTGAACTTTCTCCAAATTGGGGGCAATGTCATAATCTAACAAGCCTACGGGTCTCCAACAATAACATTTCTGGAAAGATTCCATTCGAATTGGGACATGCAACCCAGTTACAAGAACTTGATCTTTCTTCGAATCATCTAGTCGATGAGATTCCCATGGAACTGGGAGCATTGAAAATGATGACCCGTCTTTTGCTAAGTGGTAACGAAATTTCAGGCAGAATTCCTTCAGAGATTGGACTTCTTTCAAATCTAGAACAACTTAACTTGGCTTCAAACAATTTAAGAGGGCCTATTCCTGATGATCTTGGAAATTGCTCGAAgttattcattttgaatttgagCAAGAACAATCTCGGAGAGAGCATTCCATCTTCAATAAGCTACATCGATGCTCTTCAAAGTCTAGATTTGAGTCAGAATTCATTTTGTGGAAATATCCCACAACAGTTCGGAAAGTTACAGTCCTTGGAAATGTTGAACCTTTCTCACAATATGCTCAATGGTTCCATCCCAAAAGCTTTCAATGATTTACATGGGTTAAGATTTGTGAATATATCTCACAATCAATTAGAAGGCCCTATTCCAGACCTTAAGGCATTTCACGAGGCATCATTCAATGCCTTAAGGAACAATAAAGGCCTATGTGGTAACGCCACTGGACTAATGCCTTGCGTTCTTCCTTCTCGAGACAACCATGGTCATAAAAAAAGCACCAAACTGATCATTTTATTTGTGCTTCCACTGTTTGGTGGTctattgtttttgttgtttatatTGGTTACAAGTTTCCTTACTTTTTGCAAGAAAACACCAACAAAAAAATCCGAGCCAATGGAGGAACAAGATGGTGATATTTTCACTATATTGGGATTTAATGGAAGAATACTCCATGACAGCATCATTGAAGCCACTGAAGATTTCAGCTCTGACTATTGCATTGGTTCAGGAGGATACGGAAGTGTTTATAAAGCTGCATTACCAACTGGCCAAGTGGTTGCTGTGAAGAAACTTCACCAGTCTGAAGACAGCATACTCATTAACAACTTGAAAGCCTTTGAAAGCGAGATTATTGCTTTATTAGAATTAAGGCATCGTAACATTGTACAGATGTATGGTTTTTGTTCACACCCAAAGCATTCTTTTCTGATTTATGAGTTCATGGAAAGGGGAAGCTTGAGAATGGTCTTAAGCAACAATGAACAAGCAAAGGAATTGGATTGGAAGAAGAGGCTAAATGTTGTTAAAGGATTGGCTAATACTTTGTCTTATATGCACCATGAGCATTCACAACCTATAGTTCATCGAGACATTTCCAGCAACAATGTTCTCTTGGATTTGGACTATGAAGCTCGTGTCTCTGATTTCGGCACTGCTAGGATTTTAAAGCCTGACTCCTCCAATTGGACTTCACTTGCGGGCACCTACGGGTATATAGCTCCag AGTTGGCTTATACAATGCGAGTAGATGAGAAATGTGATGTCTACAGTTTTGGGGTGCTAACGATAGAAGTTCTCATGGGGACGCATCCCGGCGATCTTCTTTCATATTTGTCATCATCTGCATCGGCATCGGCATTGCCATTTATGTCAAATGACCAACATGTTTTACTTAAAGATGTGATAGATCAACGTCTCTCACCACCAGAAATTGAAGCTGCAGAGGGCGTAGTCTCTACTATAAAGATAGCATTTGCATGCCTGAATGGCAATCCCCAATATCGGCCAACCATGAAACAAGTTGCTCAAGCCCTTTCTCGTCAATCCCTTCCATTGTCAAGTCCTTTCTCGACCGTAAAATTGGGAGAGTTGTTGGGTCATGTAACTTGCAATGGCTGA